A region of Haloplanus sp. XH21 DNA encodes the following proteins:
- a CDS encoding DUF302 domain-containing protein: MSLPIDPSTIDPEAVGEQRTTLEMGHESAVEHVRETFEAAGFGIPVEFSPSDLLNEKVDADRDPYYVLGACNPAMADRVLDASDGRMGALFPCNVVVWETEPGVQTVYHVSIMKIGRLIGLAPDDEEMADIVAATGEMVDEAFAAL, from the coding sequence ATGTCACTCCCAATCGATCCGTCGACCATCGACCCGGAAGCAGTCGGGGAACAGCGCACGACTCTGGAGATGGGCCACGAATCGGCCGTCGAACACGTCCGCGAGACGTTCGAGGCGGCGGGATTCGGGATTCCCGTGGAGTTCTCGCCGTCGGACCTGTTGAACGAGAAGGTGGACGCGGACCGCGACCCCTACTACGTGCTCGGTGCGTGCAACCCCGCGATGGCCGACCGTGTCCTCGACGCCAGCGACGGCCGGATGGGTGCGCTGTTCCCGTGTAACGTCGTCGTCTGGGAGACCGAACCGGGCGTCCAGACCGTCTACCACGTCAGCATCATGAAAATCGGGCGCCTGATCGGCCTCGCTCCCGACGACGAGGAGATGGCCGACATCGTCGCGGCGACGGGCGAGATGGTCGACGAGGCGTTCGCGGCGCTGTAG
- a CDS encoding flippase-like domain-containing protein has translation MDRSGDDAGVEVSVVLPAYNEAETIEATVETTLSTLATFLPSGTFEVLVAEDGCDDRTPEIADRLAADDDRVRHIHSDERLGRGGALERAFSAARGDTLVYFDTDLATDMRHLAELVERVRSGEADVATGSRWMPGRVADRPAKRGVPSRVYNGLVRLVLRSPLRDHQCGFKALSREAFERLHHDVQDEHWFWDTELLVRAQRAGLTVDEFPVEWEPQGDTKVDLVRDVFGMGSQILRLWWQLSVSPRITRRVSVGAGALLTALALALMTLYLDPQAVLTELEGADLRLVALAGGVYLLSWPLRGARYRDILRELGYRERLGFLTGAVFISQTGNLVFPARAGDAVRAYVVKARRGIPYPTGFASLAVERVFDLLTITVLGGTVLVGYVLTGATGDVVAAVSEGVPGVNPRSARIALTVAAGVAAAAVVAVAAIAVSARRDGNLIRRVVTGVSSDSYADYVASVLERFVADVQTVAADRGAFARVGVSSLVIWALDVVTAVLVLAAFEVALAPATLVAIGFFAVSVGNLAKVLPLSPGGIGLYEAAFTLLVAGLTPVTGATAFGAAVLDHAVKNLVTVIGGVVSMLALNVSLTAAVDETAGTAETDPEPDT, from the coding sequence ATGGATCGTTCCGGCGACGACGCCGGCGTTGAGGTGAGCGTCGTCCTCCCCGCGTACAACGAAGCGGAGACCATCGAGGCGACGGTGGAGACGACGCTCTCGACGCTCGCGACGTTTCTCCCGTCGGGCACGTTCGAGGTGCTCGTCGCCGAAGACGGCTGTGACGACCGGACACCGGAGATCGCCGACCGCCTCGCCGCGGACGACGACCGGGTTCGCCACATCCACAGCGACGAACGCCTCGGCCGCGGTGGGGCGCTAGAGCGGGCCTTCTCGGCCGCTCGCGGCGACACGCTGGTCTACTTCGACACCGACCTCGCGACGGACATGCGCCACCTAGCGGAACTGGTCGAACGGGTCCGGTCGGGCGAGGCCGACGTCGCCACGGGGTCGCGCTGGATGCCCGGCCGAGTCGCCGACCGCCCGGCGAAACGGGGGGTTCCCTCGCGGGTGTACAACGGCCTCGTCCGGTTGGTGTTGCGGTCGCCGCTCCGCGACCACCAGTGTGGGTTCAAGGCGCTCAGCCGCGAGGCGTTCGAGCGCCTTCACCACGACGTGCAGGACGAACACTGGTTCTGGGACACGGAACTGCTCGTGCGCGCCCAGCGCGCGGGCCTGACGGTCGACGAGTTCCCCGTCGAATGGGAGCCACAGGGCGACACCAAGGTCGACCTGGTGCGAGACGTCTTCGGCATGGGGAGTCAGATCCTCAGACTGTGGTGGCAGCTGTCGGTGAGCCCCCGCATCACGCGGCGGGTGAGCGTCGGCGCCGGGGCGCTGTTGACGGCGCTCGCGCTCGCGCTGATGACGCTGTATCTCGACCCGCAAGCGGTGCTCACGGAACTCGAAGGCGCCGACCTGCGACTGGTGGCGCTGGCCGGTGGCGTCTACCTGCTCTCGTGGCCCCTCCGGGGCGCCCGCTACCGCGACATCCTGCGCGAACTCGGCTATCGCGAACGGCTCGGCTTTCTCACGGGCGCGGTGTTCATCAGCCAGACGGGGAACCTCGTCTTCCCGGCACGCGCCGGCGACGCCGTCCGAGCCTACGTCGTGAAGGCGCGGCGCGGCATCCCCTATCCGACCGGGTTCGCCTCCCTGGCCGTCGAACGCGTCTTCGACCTCCTGACCATCACGGTGCTCGGCGGGACCGTCCTCGTCGGCTACGTGCTCACGGGCGCGACGGGCGACGTGGTCGCGGCAGTCTCCGAGGGCGTCCCCGGCGTCAATCCCCGGAGCGCGCGGATCGCCCTGACCGTCGCGGCCGGCGTCGCGGCGGCGGCCGTCGTCGCCGTCGCAGCCATCGCGGTCAGCGCGCGCCGCGACGGCAACCTGATCCGGCGGGTCGTCACGGGCGTGAGTTCGGACTCCTACGCCGACTACGTAGCGAGCGTGCTCGAACGGTTCGTGGCCGACGTACAGACGGTGGCGGCCGACCGCGGGGCGTTCGCGCGGGTCGGCGTGAGCAGTCTCGTCATCTGGGCGCTCGATGTCGTGACCGCCGTGCTCGTCCTCGCGGCGTTCGAGGTGGCGCTCGCGCCGGCGACGCTCGTCGCCATCGGCTTTTTCGCGGTGAGCGTCGGCAACCTCGCGAAAGTGCTCCCGCTCTCGCCGGGCGGAATCGGGCTTTACGAGGCGGCCTTCACCCTCCTCGTCGCGGGACTGACCCCCGTCACTGGCGCCACCGCCTTCGGTGCGGCCGTCCTCGATCACGCAGTCAAAAACCTCGTGACGGTGATCGGTGGCGTCGTCTCGATGCTCGCGCTCAACGTGTCGCTGACGGCCGCCGTCGACGAGACGGCGGGGACGGCCGAGACCGATCCCGAACCCGACACCTAA
- a CDS encoding transcription initiation factor IIB, with product MTRPTRQREDRTQWQGEDEQETEDDIDLDDLDPEDLVRTADGELIHEETGLIIEEEQIDPGPEWRAFNHQERQEKSRVGAPTTQTMHDKGLTTTIDWKDKDAYGRSISSRKRSQMHRLRKWQERIRTKDAGERNLQFALSEIDRMASALGVPRSVREVASVIYRRALNEDLIRGRSIEGVATAALYAACRKEGIPRSLEEISEVSRVERKEIGRTYRYISQELGLEMKPVDPKKYVPRFCSELELSEEVQSKANEIIETTAEKGLLSGKSPTGYAAAAIYAASLLCNEKKTQREVADVAQVTEVTIRNRYQEQIEAMGIHS from the coding sequence ATGACACGGCCCACCCGCCAGCGGGAAGACCGGACGCAATGGCAGGGCGAGGACGAGCAGGAAACGGAGGACGACATCGACCTCGACGATCTCGATCCCGAGGATCTCGTCAGGACGGCCGACGGAGAACTGATTCACGAAGAAACCGGACTCATCATCGAGGAAGAACAGATCGATCCCGGTCCGGAGTGGCGGGCGTTCAACCACCAGGAACGGCAGGAGAAATCGCGGGTGGGAGCCCCGACCACCCAGACGATGCACGACAAGGGGTTGACGACGACCATCGACTGGAAGGACAAGGACGCGTACGGACGCTCTATCTCCTCGCGAAAGCGGTCGCAGATGCACCGTCTGCGCAAGTGGCAAGAGCGCATCCGGACGAAGGACGCGGGGGAGCGCAACCTGCAGTTCGCGCTGAGCGAAATCGATCGCATGGCCTCCGCGCTTGGCGTGCCACGATCGGTCCGGGAGGTGGCCTCCGTCATCTATCGGCGCGCGCTCAACGAGGACCTCATCCGCGGGCGTTCCATCGAGGGCGTCGCCACCGCGGCCCTCTACGCCGCGTGCCGGAAGGAGGGCATCCCCCGTTCGCTGGAGGAAATCTCCGAGGTTTCGCGGGTGGAGCGCAAAGAGATCGGTCGCACCTACCGCTACATCTCGCAGGAACTCGGCCTGGAGATGAAGCCGGTCGATCCGAAGAAGTACGTCCCGCGGTTCTGTTCCGAACTCGAACTCTCGGAGGAGGTGCAGTCGAAAGCCAACGAGATCATCGAGACGACGGCCGAGAAGGGGCTGCTATCGGGCAAATCACCGACCGGCTACGCCGCGGCGGCCATCTACGCCGCCTCCCTGCTCTGCAACGAGAAAAAGACCCAGCGCGAAGTCGCCGACGTGGCGCAGGTGACCGAAGTCACCATCCGCAACCGGTACCAAGAGCAGATCGAAGCGATGGGCATCCACAGTTAG
- the nreA gene encoding DNA repair protein NreA translates to MRLDEFIDIEANERAERRRLAKEKSYAILDHVESVADQVEQTVSGDAIVGSVSPSIFVGQSNYPNVSTGILSPVGNEGDAARFATSGAWYDEGVDLTEVFRRRTSLLNSRRSSPVDAVDTWDGFVGVGREVAIADRPVDVEIGLDGDPTVDFDADGVSTPTGPRAPARSATLGENPHVPRPVEKTLEDDDWRAEGAINYLYRRGFDVYDINNILSVGALGQDENRRLVPTRWSITAVDDTVGQFLRGSLRDRQSVDEVEVWRNEFLGNAYWVILAPGQWEYELVELKAPGSVWNPDPEAGMWLAADREGYEGRTGYVEETAGAYHAARLAVLEHLDERSRQAKCLVLRHVSDDYWGPAGVWQVREGVRHAFDGDHATAETLAGAVQGVADHLPTSMAALRRKSAMVAGLQTTLTEF, encoded by the coding sequence ATGCGCCTCGACGAGTTCATCGACATCGAGGCCAACGAACGCGCCGAGCGTCGCCGCCTCGCCAAGGAGAAGTCCTACGCTATCCTCGATCACGTGGAGTCCGTCGCCGACCAGGTGGAACAGACGGTTTCCGGCGACGCCATCGTCGGGAGCGTCTCCCCGTCGATTTTCGTCGGTCAATCGAACTACCCGAACGTGTCGACGGGTATCCTCTCGCCCGTCGGCAACGAGGGCGACGCCGCCCGCTTTGCCACCAGCGGCGCGTGGTACGACGAGGGCGTCGACCTGACCGAGGTGTTCCGCCGGCGGACGAGTTTGCTGAACTCCCGGCGCTCGTCGCCGGTCGACGCCGTCGACACCTGGGACGGGTTCGTCGGCGTCGGTCGCGAAGTCGCCATCGCCGACCGCCCGGTCGACGTGGAGATCGGTCTCGACGGCGACCCCACCGTCGATTTCGACGCCGACGGCGTCTCCACGCCGACCGGCCCCCGAGCCCCAGCCCGGTCGGCGACGCTCGGCGAGAACCCTCACGTCCCCAGACCGGTCGAGAAGACCCTCGAAGACGACGACTGGCGCGCCGAAGGCGCCATCAACTACCTCTATCGCCGCGGGTTCGACGTGTACGACATCAACAACATCCTCTCGGTTGGCGCGCTGGGTCAGGACGAGAACCGCCGCCTCGTCCCCACGCGGTGGTCCATCACCGCCGTCGACGACACCGTCGGGCAGTTCCTGCGCGGATCGCTCCGTGACCGACAGAGCGTCGACGAGGTGGAGGTGTGGCGCAACGAGTTCCTCGGCAACGCCTACTGGGTGATCCTCGCACCGGGCCAGTGGGAGTACGAACTCGTCGAGCTGAAGGCGCCGGGGAGCGTCTGGAACCCCGACCCCGAGGCGGGGATGTGGCTGGCGGCCGACCGCGAGGGCTACGAGGGCCGCACCGGCTACGTCGAGGAGACGGCCGGCGCGTACCACGCCGCCCGACTGGCGGTGCTCGAACACCTGGACGAGCGGAGCCGACAGGCGAAATGTCTCGTCCTCCGGCACGTCTCCGACGACTACTGGGGGCCGGCGGGCGTCTGGCAGGTTCGCGAGGGCGTCAGACACGCCTTCGACGGCGACCACGCCACGGCGGAGACGCTCGCCGGCGCGGTCCAGGGCGTCGCCGACCACCTGCCCACGTCGATGGCGGCGCTCCGTCGCAAGTCCGCGATGGTCGCCGGCCTGCAGACGACGCTGACGGAGTTTTAG
- a CDS encoding universal stress protein, with amino-acid sequence MVDHVLVPTDGSEAARNAARHAIDLVDDTGGRVTALYVIDMGDADYVAVPSDIAETKERIRKKGEEFAAEVCEMAREAGVDCETAGVTGIPDETIVDYAVDNDIGLIAMGKYGKRDPDKPLVGNTARRVVQTSPIPVHTV; translated from the coding sequence ATGGTGGATCATGTTCTCGTCCCGACCGACGGGAGCGAGGCGGCACGGAACGCGGCACGACACGCCATCGACCTCGTCGACGACACCGGCGGCCGGGTGACGGCGCTCTACGTCATCGACATGGGCGACGCCGACTACGTGGCGGTGCCGAGCGACATCGCGGAGACCAAAGAGCGCATTCGGAAGAAAGGCGAGGAGTTCGCTGCGGAGGTCTGTGAGATGGCCCGCGAGGCGGGTGTCGACTGCGAGACGGCCGGCGTGACGGGCATCCCCGACGAGACCATCGTCGACTACGCCGTCGACAACGACATCGGCCTCATCGCGATGGGGAAATACGGCAAGCGGGATCCGGACAAGCCACTCGTCGGCAACACGGCGCGCCGCGTCGTGCAGACATCGCCCATTCCGGTGCATACGGTCTGA
- a CDS encoding DUF7139 domain-containing protein, with protein sequence MTSLGEVYHGDDRSGPSLRQIYAGGSLFLVGIVLVVAGIVVATTDLLIGGGTTLFDIREYGGILAGLGVPAVFLGISAVLPAERSTRAAAGIGASVAVLGVALFAHAYPCRWSGASCAPGMVDLTLPTVGVYFLGALTTFWCLFVGIANFKTRNDPGGTVTMDVTRQGQTKVIEVDRSSAKGSVGLGGSASTPTGTVSGQVSDGGSTDDDIREVASVSGDAGGTTGQTSTQSPTSPSGPSAGATTDETWKSTEVTADAADQYCGNCEHFEYVRTERGIQPYCGFHDGVMADMDACEDWSGR encoded by the coding sequence ATGACCAGTCTCGGGGAGGTCTACCACGGGGACGACCGGAGCGGTCCGAGTCTCCGGCAGATATACGCGGGGGGGAGCCTGTTCCTCGTCGGCATCGTCCTCGTCGTCGCCGGCATCGTCGTCGCCACGACCGATCTGCTGATCGGCGGTGGAACCACCCTCTTCGACATCCGGGAGTACGGGGGGATCCTGGCCGGTCTCGGCGTCCCGGCGGTGTTCCTCGGCATCTCGGCGGTCCTGCCGGCCGAGCGCTCGACGCGCGCCGCGGCGGGCATCGGCGCCAGCGTCGCCGTCCTCGGCGTCGCCCTGTTCGCCCACGCCTACCCCTGCCGGTGGTCCGGCGCCAGCTGTGCGCCAGGGATGGTCGACCTGACTCTCCCGACCGTCGGCGTCTACTTCCTCGGCGCGCTCACCACGTTCTGGTGTCTGTTCGTCGGCATCGCCAACTTCAAGACGCGAAACGATCCCGGCGGCACCGTCACGATGGACGTGACCCGCCAGGGGCAGACGAAAGTGATCGAAGTCGATCGCTCGTCGGCGAAAGGCAGCGTCGGCCTCGGCGGGAGTGCGTCGACGCCGACCGGCACCGTCAGCGGGCAGGTGAGCGACGGCGGATCCACCGACGACGACATCCGCGAGGTTGCGTCGGTGTCCGGTGACGCTGGTGGCACCACCGGCCAGACGAGTACCCAGTCGCCGACATCGCCGTCGGGACCGTCCGCCGGCGCCACGACCGACGAAACCTGGAAATCCACGGAAGTGACCGCCGACGCCGCCGACCAGTACTGCGGCAACTGCGAACACTTCGAATACGTGCGGACCGAACGCGGCATCCAGCCCTACTGTGGCTTCCACGACGGCGTGATGGCCGACATGGACGCCTGTGAGGACTGGAGCGGGCGCTGA
- the rnhA gene encoding ribonuclease HI yields the protein MPTIECDSEVARRRLEEAGVEIQPGNTSHERWRAERGDAVAVAYDDSVVVQGARPTDLTALLTESGGRAHVYFDGASRGNPGPAAIGWVIVSGDGIVDEGGETIGETTNNRAEYEALVRAIEVARDHGFDEVDVRGDSQLIVKQVRGEWDANDPGLRERRVRVRELLTAFDRWSLEHVPREINDRADELANEALDDV from the coding sequence ATGCCGACTATCGAGTGCGATTCCGAAGTGGCCCGGCGACGGCTCGAGGAAGCCGGCGTCGAGATCCAACCAGGCAATACGTCTCACGAGCGGTGGCGCGCGGAGCGTGGCGACGCCGTCGCCGTCGCCTACGACGACAGCGTCGTCGTTCAGGGTGCTCGGCCGACGGATCTGACTGCGCTGCTCACCGAGTCCGGCGGGCGCGCCCACGTCTACTTCGATGGCGCGAGCCGCGGGAACCCCGGTCCAGCCGCCATCGGCTGGGTCATCGTCTCCGGCGACGGCATCGTCGACGAGGGCGGCGAGACCATCGGTGAGACGACGAACAACCGCGCGGAGTACGAGGCGCTGGTGCGGGCGATCGAAGTCGCCCGCGACCACGGGTTCGACGAAGTCGACGTGCGCGGAGACTCCCAACTCATCGTCAAGCAGGTGCGCGGCGAGTGGGACGCGAACGATCCCGGTCTCCGCGAGCGACGGGTTCGGGTCCGGGAGTTGCTCACGGCGTTCGACCGCTGGTCGCTGGAGCACGTACCGCGAGAAATAAACGACCGCGCCGACGAGTTGGCGAACGAGGCGCTGGACGATGTCTGA
- the polX gene encoding DNA polymerase/3'-5' exonuclease PolX, whose translation MTRNEDVAARFEEMADLLAARGVEYKPQSYRRAAENVRDYPRPVEELVAEGQDAVEEIDGVGEALASKIVEYVETGEIAELNDLRDELPVEMAALTSVEGVGPKTVGTLYEALGITTLDELEAAAEAGEIREVSGFGAKTESNILENIPFARQAQERELLGVARPVAEALLDHLRAADPVARAEVAGSLRRWRETIGDVDVLVASAEGVDAIDAFRDWDAADAVIESGTTKASVRARGMRVDCRVVAPDEFGAALQYFTGSQAHNVHLRNIAIERDLKLNEYGVFDVSGVESDAESDGDGQRVGRRVGGETEAEMYAALGLPHIPPELREDRGEIEAARRDDLPDLLDTDDLRGDLHIHTEWSDGTDSIATMVAAAADRGDDYIAITDHATGPGMVGGVGLTDDRLREQMDAVADARDTDIRVFHGVEANIDSEGGISVADDLLAALDIVIASPHSALGQDPDAATDRLVRAVEHPSVDILGHPTGRRINDRPGIDPAIDRLAAAAAAAGTALEINANPHRLDLRDEAVRAAAEAGARIAISTDAHGTGELALRRYGVHTARRGWAEAADVINTRSADALGDFCH comes from the coding sequence GTGACCCGAAACGAAGATGTCGCCGCCCGGTTCGAGGAGATGGCCGACCTGCTGGCGGCGAGAGGCGTCGAGTACAAACCGCAGAGCTACCGCCGCGCCGCCGAGAACGTTCGCGACTATCCCCGTCCCGTCGAGGAGCTGGTCGCCGAGGGACAGGACGCCGTCGAGGAGATCGACGGTGTGGGCGAGGCGCTCGCGTCGAAGATCGTCGAGTACGTCGAGACCGGGGAGATCGCGGAACTGAACGACCTTCGCGACGAACTCCCGGTCGAGATGGCCGCGCTGACGAGCGTCGAAGGCGTCGGTCCGAAGACGGTCGGCACGCTCTACGAGGCGCTCGGCATCACCACGCTCGACGAACTGGAGGCGGCCGCCGAGGCCGGCGAGATCCGCGAGGTGTCGGGGTTCGGCGCGAAAACCGAGTCGAACATCCTCGAGAACATTCCATTCGCCCGCCAGGCCCAGGAGCGCGAACTCCTGGGCGTCGCCCGTCCCGTCGCCGAGGCGCTGCTCGACCACCTCCGCGCCGCCGACCCGGTTGCCCGCGCGGAGGTCGCGGGGTCGCTCCGCCGGTGGCGCGAGACCATCGGCGACGTGGATGTCCTCGTCGCGAGCGCCGAGGGCGTCGACGCCATCGACGCCTTCCGCGACTGGGACGCCGCCGACGCCGTCATCGAATCCGGGACGACGAAAGCCAGCGTCCGGGCCCGCGGGATGCGCGTCGACTGCCGGGTGGTCGCGCCCGACGAGTTCGGCGCCGCACTCCAGTATTTCACCGGCAGCCAGGCCCACAACGTCCACCTGCGCAACATCGCCATCGAGCGCGACCTGAAGCTGAACGAGTACGGCGTCTTCGACGTGAGCGGTGTCGAGAGCGACGCCGAAAGCGACGGAGACGGCCAGCGCGTCGGCCGACGCGTCGGCGGCGAGACGGAAGCGGAGATGTACGCGGCGCTCGGCCTGCCCCACATTCCGCCGGAACTCCGCGAGGACCGGGGCGAGATCGAAGCGGCCCGCAGAGACGACCTCCCTGATCTCCTCGACACCGACGACCTCCGGGGTGACCTCCACATCCACACCGAGTGGTCGGACGGCACCGACTCCATCGCCACGATGGTCGCGGCGGCCGCGGACCGCGGCGACGACTACATCGCCATCACCGACCACGCCACGGGGCCGGGGATGGTCGGCGGCGTCGGCCTCACCGACGACCGGCTCCGCGAGCAGATGGACGCCGTCGCCGACGCTCGCGACACCGATATTCGGGTGTTCCACGGCGTCGAGGCCAACATCGACAGCGAGGGCGGCATCTCCGTCGCCGACGACCTCCTCGCAGCCCTCGACATCGTGATCGCGTCCCCCCACAGCGCCCTCGGACAGGACCCCGACGCCGCGACCGACCGACTCGTGCGCGCCGTCGAACATCCGTCGGTCGATATCCTGGGTCACCCAACGGGCCGGCGCATCAACGACCGTCCCGGGATCGATCCGGCTATCGACCGCCTCGCGGCCGCCGCGGCCGCCGCCGGGACGGCCCTGGAGATCAACGCCAACCCCCATCGCCTCGACCTGCGCGACGAGGCAGTCCGGGCCGCCGCCGAGGCCGGCGCGCGCATCGCCATCAGCACCGACGCCCACGGCACCGGCGAACTGGCGCTCCGTCGCTACGGCGTCCACACGGCCCGGCGTGGCTGGGCCGAAGCGGCCGACGTGATCAACACGCGGTCGGCCGACGCCCTCGGAGACTTCTGTCACTGA
- a CDS encoding DUF5615 family PIN-like protein encodes MGRFLLDAMLGKLATYLRMCGHDAAYALDRGVEADDAVHDLARREERTLLTRDADLASRTDDAILLSERSVGAQLDELRAADVSLTLPETPTRCGRCNGPLDPVDDSTPAYAPDPSETAVYRCRDCGQYFWKGSHWDDVRRRLA; translated from the coding sequence ATGGGTCGATTCCTGCTCGACGCGATGCTCGGCAAACTGGCGACGTATCTCCGGATGTGCGGCCACGACGCGGCCTACGCCCTCGACCGCGGCGTCGAGGCCGACGACGCCGTCCACGACCTGGCGCGTCGTGAGGAGCGGACGCTGCTCACGCGGGACGCCGACCTCGCAAGCCGAACCGACGACGCCATCCTGCTCTCCGAACGGTCGGTCGGCGCCCAGCTCGACGAACTCCGGGCGGCGGACGTGTCGCTCACCCTGCCCGAGACGCCGACGCGGTGTGGTCGGTGTAACGGACCGCTCGACCCCGTCGACGACTCGACGCCGGCGTACGCTCCGGACCCGTCGGAGACGGCGGTCTATCGGTGTCGGGACTGTGGACAGTACTTCTGGAAAGGGAGTCACTGGGACGACGTGCGGCGACGGCTGGCCTGA
- a CDS encoding DUF5788 family protein: protein MKEYERKQLLERVNREGATVGADIPETITVQSEEVDLQAFVFEIRRRETVPQGERERVENAKKNLRRERLERLERIEDGEVSYEEGERLVRSIIGIDRALTALEGLGPSDLEREAEAQEAADRKRWMKFLRKALGHDDTSHNTRGRP from the coding sequence GTGAAAGAGTACGAGCGCAAGCAGCTCCTCGAACGCGTCAACCGTGAGGGGGCCACGGTCGGCGCGGACATCCCCGAGACCATCACGGTACAGAGCGAGGAGGTCGATCTCCAGGCGTTCGTCTTCGAGATCAGACGCCGGGAGACGGTGCCCCAGGGCGAGCGCGAACGCGTGGAGAACGCGAAGAAGAACCTGCGACGCGAACGCCTCGAACGTCTCGAACGGATCGAGGACGGCGAGGTGAGCTACGAGGAAGGCGAGCGACTGGTCCGGAGCATCATCGGCATCGACCGCGCGCTCACCGCTCTCGAAGGGCTCGGCCCGTCGGACCTCGAACGGGAGGCCGAGGCACAGGAGGCCGCCGACCGCAAGCGTTGGATGAAGTTCCTCCGGAAGGCGCTGGGTCACGACGACACCAGCCACAACACGCGAGGGCGGCCGTGA
- a CDS encoding DUF5789 family protein — translation MADEADDEAEEEGPAVELGEGTPVEGAPLARVASRLTWPQEASAVRAKEGDATIRTPDGPQTLGSILDAVDETYFDTRQTFLSEIRAVIGTRPVATAED, via the coding sequence ATGGCAGACGAGGCGGACGACGAGGCAGAAGAGGAAGGGCCAGCGGTCGAACTCGGCGAGGGGACTCCGGTGGAGGGTGCGCCGCTTGCCCGCGTGGCCTCGCGACTCACCTGGCCACAGGAAGCGAGCGCCGTCCGAGCCAAGGAAGGCGACGCCACGATCCGGACGCCGGACGGCCCGCAGACGCTCGGTTCGATTCTCGACGCCGTCGACGAGACCTACTTCGATACGCGCCAGACGTTCCTGTCGGAAATCAGGGCTGTCATCGGGACCCGCCCCGTCGCGACGGCCGAGGACTGA
- a CDS encoding DUF21 domain-containing protein, producing MPLDSTAVRVGALVALLSLSAFFSSTEIAIFSLSREWLADRVATGDDRATVLSALRDDPHRLLVTLLVGNNVVNIAISSILAVILVEYVSGGAAVALTTVVASSVVLVFGEILPKSYGLGNAEEWALVVAGPVRLVQKLLWPVVVVFDFVTRRAGAALGGDPDIEEPYTDADSEGAK from the coding sequence ATACCCCTCGATTCAACTGCCGTTCGCGTGGGTGCGCTGGTCGCCTTGCTGTCGCTGAGCGCCTTCTTCTCCAGCACCGAAATCGCCATCTTCTCGCTCTCGCGGGAGTGGCTCGCCGACCGCGTCGCCACCGGCGACGACCGCGCCACGGTGTTGTCGGCGCTGCGTGACGACCCCCACCGACTCCTCGTGACGCTGCTCGTCGGCAACAACGTCGTCAACATCGCCATCTCCAGCATCCTCGCGGTGATCCTCGTCGAGTACGTCTCGGGCGGGGCGGCCGTTGCGCTGACAACCGTCGTCGCGAGTAGCGTCGTCCTCGTCTTCGGCGAGATCCTGCCGAAATCGTACGGCCTGGGCAACGCCGAGGAGTGGGCGCTCGTGGTCGCCGGCCCGGTTCGTCTCGTCCAGAAACTGCTCTGGCCAGTCGTCGTCGTCTTCGATTTCGTCACGCGACGCGCCGGCGCCGCCCTCGGTGGCGACCCCGATATCGAGGAGCCCTATACGGACGCCGACAGCGAAGGAGCGAAGTGA